Proteins encoded within one genomic window of Rhizobium sp. ZPR4:
- a CDS encoding DUF1156 domain-containing protein, whose amino-acid sequence MTATVKTPKKLIEVALPLDAINEAAAREKSIRHGHPSTLHLWWARRPLAAARAVIFAQMVNDPSWKWELEHPGKIPPNNIKASWAASRNRLFAIIKDLVRWENTTKEAVLVKARAEIRKSWRETCELNKDHPQAAELFDPEKLPAFHDPFAGGGALPLEAQRLGFESYASDLNPVAVLINKAMIEIPPKFAGRPPVNPAAGSSRDAWSKQWEGAQGLAEDIRYYGQWVRDEAEKRTRHLYPPVEITGGMAEDRPDLKPLIGQQLNVIAYLWARTVNSPNPAFRHVAVPLASTFVLSSKTGKEAYVDPVIDGDQFRFIVRTGRPPAAANDGTKLSRGANFRCLISGTAIEPNYIYAEANAGRMGTQLMAIVVETPRGRIYLSPNELHEEASRKASPVWKPDTPMPKNPRWFSPPLYGLATYGDIFTSRQLVTLTTLSDLIGECQEKAECDASASLPDDVRSLSSGGGGPKAYSEAVAIYLAFAVSKVANISSSIASWMSDRGAFRETFARQAIPMTWDFAESNPFTDAGGSLLTAIDKGAMAIEFLPASGRGVVIQDNAASQSISLGKVISTDPPYYDNIGYADLSDFFYVWLRRSLRPVFPDLFATLSVPKAEELVADQYRHGGKAKAERFFLEGMTEVMHRLATQAHPSTPVTIYYAFKQSETQTSQGTSSTGWETFLDAVIRSGFALTGTWPVRTEGAGRIIAKGTNALASSIVLVCRPRPATAGTISQRDFQRELNRVLPEALDEMTRGSGEDRSPVAPVDLSQAIIGPGMAVFSKYAAVLKADGTAMTVQMALRLINRFLAEDDFDHDTQFCLHWFEQYGWKEGRFGEADTLARAKGTSVDGVKKSGVIESGSSIVRLKRWKEYDPDWVPDKDGRLPIWEALHQLIRVFKTEGESGAGGILAAIVGKAEPTRQLAYRLYTLCERAGWAEDARAYNEIITSWSAIESAAAAAPKAHQSDLFG is encoded by the coding sequence ATGACCGCTACCGTGAAAACCCCGAAAAAGCTGATCGAGGTCGCTCTGCCTCTGGATGCGATCAACGAGGCCGCTGCGCGCGAGAAGTCGATCCGTCACGGGCACCCGAGCACGCTGCATTTGTGGTGGGCGCGGCGACCGCTTGCCGCGGCCCGTGCTGTGATCTTCGCGCAGATGGTCAACGATCCGTCGTGGAAATGGGAGCTTGAGCATCCGGGCAAGATTCCGCCGAACAATATCAAGGCGAGTTGGGCGGCGAGCAGGAACCGACTCTTCGCCATTATCAAAGACCTAGTGCGGTGGGAGAACACTACCAAGGAGGCAGTGCTGGTAAAAGCGCGGGCCGAAATTCGCAAATCCTGGCGTGAAACCTGCGAACTCAACAAGGATCATCCACAAGCTGCCGAGTTGTTCGATCCCGAAAAATTGCCAGCCTTCCACGACCCCTTCGCGGGCGGCGGGGCGCTCCCGCTTGAGGCACAGCGCCTCGGGTTCGAATCCTACGCGTCCGATCTCAATCCAGTCGCCGTCCTCATCAACAAAGCAATGATCGAAATCCCACCAAAGTTCGCTGGGCGTCCACCAGTGAACCCGGCGGCGGGGAGCAGCCGTGATGCTTGGAGCAAACAGTGGGAAGGAGCGCAGGGGCTCGCCGAAGATATTCGTTACTATGGGCAATGGGTGCGTGACGAGGCGGAAAAGCGAACCCGACATCTGTATCCGCCCGTCGAGATAACAGGAGGAATGGCGGAAGATCGACCCGACCTTAAGCCGCTCATCGGCCAGCAACTAAATGTTATTGCCTATCTCTGGGCTCGCACGGTGAACAGCCCGAACCCCGCGTTTCGTCATGTGGCGGTTCCGTTGGCATCGACTTTTGTCCTATCAAGCAAGACGGGAAAGGAAGCTTACGTCGATCCTGTAATCGATGGCGACCAGTTTCGGTTCATTGTGAGAACCGGCAGGCCTCCGGCCGCAGCAAATGATGGGACAAAGCTATCCCGTGGCGCTAACTTCCGGTGCCTTATCTCCGGGACGGCGATTGAGCCGAACTACATCTATGCAGAGGCGAACGCTGGGCGCATGGGCACTCAGCTCATGGCAATAGTTGTCGAAACTCCGCGTGGACGCATCTACCTCTCGCCGAACGAACTGCATGAAGAAGCGTCCAGGAAGGCTTCGCCGGTGTGGAAGCCTGATACACCGATGCCAAAGAACCCGCGTTGGTTTTCACCGCCGCTCTATGGCCTGGCAACTTACGGAGATATCTTCACTTCACGCCAACTCGTCACTTTGACAACATTGAGCGACCTGATTGGGGAATGCCAAGAAAAGGCCGAATGTGATGCGTCGGCGAGCTTACCAGATGATGTTCGAAGTCTCAGTTCTGGTGGCGGCGGCCCTAAGGCATATTCGGAAGCGGTTGCCATCTATCTCGCTTTCGCGGTTTCAAAAGTTGCGAACATCAGTTCCTCTATTGCTTCGTGGATGAGTGATCGAGGGGCCTTCAGAGAGACTTTTGCAAGGCAAGCTATCCCTATGACATGGGACTTCGCCGAGTCTAATCCATTCACCGACGCAGGTGGTAGCCTTCTCACCGCCATCGATAAGGGGGCTATGGCCATTGAGTTCCTGCCCGCGTCCGGCCGCGGCGTCGTCATTCAGGACAATGCAGCTTCACAAAGCATCTCTCTAGGTAAGGTAATATCGACTGACCCACCATATTACGACAACATCGGCTATGCGGATTTGTCGGACTTCTTTTATGTGTGGTTACGGCGCTCTCTGCGGCCAGTGTTTCCGGATTTATTTGCAACCCTGTCAGTGCCGAAGGCAGAAGAATTGGTTGCAGACCAATACAGACACGGAGGAAAAGCAAAAGCTGAGAGATTTTTCTTGGAGGGCATGACGGAGGTGATGCACCGACTCGCCACGCAGGCTCATCCATCGACTCCGGTGACAATTTACTATGCATTTAAGCAGTCGGAGACGCAGACTTCGCAGGGAACGTCCAGTACAGGTTGGGAGACGTTCTTGGATGCTGTCATCCGTTCGGGTTTTGCGTTGACTGGCACTTGGCCTGTACGGACTGAAGGAGCTGGTCGCATCATCGCGAAAGGAACAAACGCTCTCGCATCCAGTATCGTTCTTGTTTGCCGCCCGCGTCCGGCAACGGCTGGAACTATTTCCCAGCGCGATTTTCAGCGCGAGCTGAACAGGGTTCTTCCCGAGGCACTTGACGAAATGACGCGCGGCTCGGGCGAAGATCGCTCTCCGGTCGCGCCGGTCGACCTGTCGCAGGCAATCATTGGTCCTGGCATGGCGGTATTCTCCAAATATGCCGCCGTGCTTAAGGCAGATGGTACCGCGATGACCGTGCAAATGGCCCTTCGCCTCATTAACCGCTTCCTCGCCGAAGATGACTTCGATCATGATACGCAGTTCTGCCTACATTGGTTCGAGCAATATGGCTGGAAGGAGGGCCGGTTTGGTGAAGCCGACACGCTTGCCCGCGCCAAGGGCACCAGCGTTGATGGCGTAAAGAAATCGGGTGTGATCGAGTCCGGTAGTTCGATTGTCAGACTCAAACGCTGGAAAGAATATGATCCCGATTGGGTCCCAGATAAGGACGGGCGCCTGCCGATTTGGGAGGCGCTACATCAA